A section of the Naumovozyma dairenensis CBS 421 chromosome 5, complete genome genome encodes:
- the TRS20 gene encoding TRAPP subunit TRS20 (similar to Saccharomyces cerevisiae TRS20 (YBR254C); ancestral locus Anc_7.176): protein MPQYFAIIGTQDNPIYEAEFTNPTSKNASSNEGGFPNDLKELNPFILHAALDVIEDLQWQPNPTVNNANGGGGIGIGYFNSNTSSNSSLNSTGFLKSRTSLGGNNSASDNCYLGKVDHFYGLSITAYLTYNGMKFVMIHGDASKSNTNEKDITFNYNEEINSKTSNGNRNKAMVPLDDNAIRSFYQEVHELYIKALMNPFYNLNDPINDSSFDMRVRRLAKKYIT, encoded by the coding sequence ATGCCTCAATACTTTGCAATCATAGGAACACAAGATAATCCAATCTACGAGGCAGAATTCACGAATCCAACAAGTAAGAACGCATCATCGAACGAAGGAGGTTTCCCTAATGACTTGAAAGAGTTGAATCCATTTATCTTACATGCAGCATTAGATGTTATTGAAGACCTTCAATGGCAACCAAATCCAACGGTGAACAATGCCAATGGAGGAGGCGGGATTGGGATAGGGTATTTCAATAGTAATACCAGTAGTAATTCCTCTTTGAATTCGACAGGGTTCCTTAAGTCAAGGACTTCATTAGGTGGAAACAATAGCGCAAGTGATAATTGTTATCTTGGGAAAGTAGATCATTTCTATGGTTTATCAATAACAGCATACTTGACTTATAATGGAATGAAGTTTGTCATGATTCATGGCGACGCCAGCAAATCTAATACCAATGAAAAGGATATAACTTTTAATTATAATGAGGAGATTAATAGCAAGACCAGCAATGGTAACAGAAATAAAGCTATGGTTCCTCTCGATGACAACGCTATTAGGTCATTTTATCAAGAAGTACACGAACTTTATATTAAGGCCTTAATGAATCCGttttataatttgaatgatcCAATAAATGATTCCAGTTTTGATATGAGAGTGCGAAGGTTGgctaaaaaatatataacataA
- the SRB6 gene encoding Srb6p (similar to Saccharomyces cerevisiae SRB6 (YBR253W); ancestral locus Anc_7.174): MNNQALFEKLDQTVELLSLKLAELIRLSSIDNPESANDNIDSGSMNSGMLEAQDSNIAIATTSMTMVYGQTMQLIRGVQDLLVMTRGMREMWLLNQIPDQDKQNDNARSINHEELASLLNTCMQEIIGEPPSL; encoded by the coding sequence ATGAATAACCAAGCtctctttgaaaaattggatCAAACAGTGGAATTATTGTCGCTTAAATTGGCAGAGTTGATTCGTTTGTCATCTATTGATAACCCGGAATCAGCTAATGATAACATAGATAGTGGATCCATGAATAGTGGTATGTTAGAAGCACAGGATTCAAACATAGCTATTGCAACAACAAGTATGACTATGGTATATGGACAAACAATGCAATTGATTAGAGGTGTGCAGGATCTGCTGGTGATGACTAGAGGCATGCGAGAGATGTGGTTACTTAACCAAATACCAGATCAAGATAAACAGAATGATAATGCCAGATCAATAAATCATGAGGAATTAGCGTCCCTTCTTAATACATGTATGCAAGAGATTATAGGTGAACCTCCATCACTCTGA
- the AFG3 gene encoding AAA family ATPase AFG3 (similar to Saccharomyces cerevisiae AFG3 (YER017C); ancestral locus Anc_7.168): MHPFRSALLPRSVPCKPIFPSSVCRVRSSLLIQRSYLSNAIYRDLNSTLNNKIYSRSFHSSPLIQFRISNILLNENTNEDKNNDNEQQKKYSEKEKKDDSKKTSEEYKSMADYFKSKEFMNTIFLTIGFTILFNLMSTSRDSNENKSLTFQDFKSNYLERGLVKKIYVINKYLVEAELHDQSIITGSQPNSMNPFNKHSNVVAFTIGSVDIFEEQMDQIQDELQIDPKDRIPIVYADRASFLQYLFPFLPTIILLGGLYFITKKMGNPTNGAAGSNGSGGGLGGMFGVGKSRAKLFNKETDVKVSFKNVAGCDEAKVEIMEFVHFLKNPNKYTVLGAKIPRGAILSGPPGTGKTLLAKATAGEAGVPFLSVSGSEFVEMFVGVGASRVRDLFEQARKLAPSIIFIDEIDAIGKERGKGGALGGANDEREATLNQLLVEMDGFSTSDQVVVIAGTNRPDVLDPALLRPGRFDRHIQIDAPDINGRKQIYLVHLKRLNLEEKLVETKEDVENLAGKLATLTPGFTGADIANACNEAALIAARHKDPFVTIQHFEQAIERVIAGLEKKSRVLSKEEKKTVAYHEAGHAVCGWFLKYADPLLKVSIIPRGQGALGYAQYLPPDQYLISEEQFQHRMIMALGGRVSEELHFPSVTSGAHDDFKKVTQMANAMVTSLGMSKKVGYVSYDQRDSQFQVNKPFSEKTARNIDTEVKRIVDFAHNKCTQLLSENIEKVDKVAKELLRKEAITREDMIRLLGPRPFPERNEAFEKYLDTAGDDKASPAPEAK, translated from the coding sequence ATGCATCCTTTTAGATCGGCACTACTTCCCAGAAGTGTTCCCTGTAAGCCGATATTCCCTTCATCTGTGTGCAGAGTGAGGAGTTCACTACTAATACAGCGATCATATCTATCAAACGCTATTTACAGAGACTTGAATAGCacattgaataataaaatatattctagATCATTCCATTCTTCCCCACTCATACAATTTAGAATATCCAACAttcttttaaatgaaaataccaatgaagataaaaataatgacaatgaGCAgcaaaagaaatattcagagaaagagaagaaagatGACTCAAAGAAAACATCAGAGGAATATAAATCAATGGCGGATTACtttaaatcaaaagaatTCATGAATACAATTTTCTTAACGATAGGTTTTACGATTCTATTCAATCTTATGAGTACAAGCCGGGAttctaatgaaaataaatcgTTGACATTTCaagatttcaaatcaaaCTATCTAGAAAGGGGGCTTGTCAAAAAGATATATGTCATTAACAAATATTTGGTAGAAGCCGAATTACATGatcaatcaattattaCGGGAAGTCAACCGAACTCGATGAATCCGTTCAATAAACATTCTAATGTAGTTGCTTTCACGATTGGTTCAGTTGATATATTTGAGGAACAAATGGATCAAATACAAGATGAGTTGCAAATAGATCCTAAAGATCGCATTCCTATTGTTTACGCCGATAGAGCATCTTTCTTGCAGTATTTGTTCCCTTTCTTACCCACTATAATTCTACTAGGTGGTTTGTATTTtataacaaagaaaatgggGAATCCCACAAATGGTGCCGCAGGAAGTAATGGCAGTGGAGGAGGACTAGGAGGTATGTTTGGAGTTGGGAAATCAAGAGctaaattgtttaataaagaaacagaCGTTAAAGTTTCATTTAAGAATGTTGCAGGTTGTGATGAAGCGAAGGTAGAAATAATGGAATTCGTTCACTTTTTaaaaaatccaaataaatatactgTCTTAGGAGCCAAGATACCAAGAGGTGCTATCTTGTCAGGACCTCCAGGTACAGGTAAGACCCTATTAGCCAAGGCTACTGCAGGTGAAGCTGGTGTGCCATTCCTTTCCGTTTCTGGTTCTGAATTTGTAGAAATGTTCGTTGGGGTAGGTGCTTCTAGAGTACGTGATTTATTCGAACAGGCAAGAAAGTTAGCTCCAtcaatcattttcatcgaTGAAATTGATGCCATTGGGAAAGAGAGGGGTAAAGGTGGTGCGTTAGGTGGAGCTAATGATGAAAGAGAAGCTACTTTAAATCAGTTGTTAGTTGAAATGGACGGATTTAGCACTTCAGATCAAGTCGTTGTGATTGCTGGTACAAACCGGCCTGATGTTTTAGATCCGGCATTATTGAGACCGGGTAGATTTGATAGACATATCCAAATAGATGCGCCAGATATCAATGGTAGGAAACAAATATACTTAGTTCATTTGAAGAGATTAAATTTAGAGGAAAAGTTAGTAGAAACGAAGGAGGATGTTGAAAACCTAGCGGGGAAGTTAGCGACCTTAACACCAGGGTTTACTGGTGCTGATATAGCAAATGCTTGTAACGAAGCTGCTTTGATTGCTGCAAGACATAAGGACCCATTCGTTACAATACAACATTTTGAACAAGCCATTGAAAGAGTAATTGCAGGGCTAGAAAAGAAATCCAGGGTTTTGTCgaaggaagaaaagaaaacagtGGCTTACCATGAAGCAGGGCACGCGGTTTGTGGATGGTTCTTAAAATACGCCGACCCATTATTGAAGGTTAGTATTATACCACGTGGACAAGGAGCTCTCGGCTATGCCCAATATTTACCACCCGACCAATATCTAATCAGTGAAGAACAGTTTCAGCATAGAATGATTATGGCACTTGGAGGCCGTGTGTCAGAAGAACTACATTTTCCATCAGTAACAAGCGGTGCCCATGATGATTTCAAAAAGGTGACACAGATGGCAAATGCAATGGTTACTTCACTTGGAATGTCTAAGAAAGTTGGCTACGTTTCTTATGATCAACGTGATAGTCAATTCCAAGTTAATAAGCCTTTTAGTGAAAAGACTGCGAGAAATATTGACACTGAGGTTAAAAGGATAGTCGATTTTGCCCATAATAAATGTACCCAATTATTGTCTgagaatattgaaaaagtgGATAAGGTGGcgaaagaattattaaggAAAGAAGCCATCACTAGAGAAGATATGATTAGACTTCTCGGTCCAAGACCGTTCCCTGAAAGGAACGAAGCATTcgaaaaatatttggacACTGCTGGAGACGATAAAGCATCACCTGCACCGGAGGCGAAATAA
- the MRPS5 gene encoding mitochondrial 37S ribosomal protein uS5m (similar to Saccharomyces cerevisiae MRPS5 (YBR251W); ancestral locus Anc_7.170): protein MNNIIWKRTFNTRPMGFLKHYNEDILSKYYSKPLLESIQLAQQVIPEGTTFKRQDNVQIAPVTNPDYSKIDPFWDYKPGTPHAHSFYNNTYKWDAVQQRLPPGGVPVPKGESILLKDSSKLMILARGLKFQNGIDADYISKKLVMKPLVMKRVSNQTRKGKIPSYYSLVVVGDKNGMVGLGEGKSRESMSKSIFKAHWDAVRNLKYVVRYENRTILADIDHRYHGVKLFLRNARPGFGLRVNHVIFEICECAGIKDLSGKIYKSRNPMNIAKGFLEALTENQKTVDEIALGRGKKIVDVRKVYYSA, encoded by the coding sequence ATGAATAACATAATATGGAAAAGGACGTTCAATACCCGTCCCATGGGGTTCCTTAAACATTACAACGAGGACATCctatcaaaatattattcgAAACCTCTGTTAGAATCTATTCAGTTGGCACAGCAAGTTATTCCAGAAGGTACCACTTTTAAAAGACAAGATAATGTGCAAATTGCACCAGTGACAAATCCAGATTATTCTAAGATTGATCCATTTTGGGATTATAAACCGGGCACTCCTCACGCTCATTCAttctataataatacctATAAATGGGACGCTGTTCAACAACGATTACCACCGGGTGGAGTACCCGTTCCTAAGGGTGAATCCattcttttgaaagattcCTCAAAGTTAATGATCTTGGCACGTGGATTGAAGTTTCAAAATGGAATAGATGCGGATTATATAAGTAAGAAACTGGTGATGAAACCCTTAGTTATGAAACGTGTTTCTAATCAGACTAGAAAGGGAAAGATTCCTTCTTATTATAGTCTTGTTGTAGTCGGAGATAAAAATGGTATGGTAGGATTAGGTGAAGGGAAATCAAGAGAATCCATGTCTAAATCAATCTTTAAAGCTCATTGGGATGCTGTAaggaatttgaaatatgttGTAAGATATGAAAATAGAACCATTTTGGCAGATATTGATCACAGGTATCATGGTGtcaaattgtttttgaGGAACGCTAGACCTGGGTTTGGATTAAGAGTGAATCACgtcatttttgaaatttgtgAATGTGCAGgaattaaagatttaagTGGTAAGATATATAAATCAAGAAATCCGATGAATATAGCCAAAGGGTTTCTAGAGGCTTTAACTGAGAATCAAAAAACAGTGGATGAAATTGCTCTGGGTAGAGGTAAAAAGATTGTCGATGTTAGAAAAGTTTACTACTCCGCTTAA
- the BIM1 gene encoding microtubule-binding protein BIM1 (similar to Saccharomyces cerevisiae BIM1 (YER016W); ancestral locus Anc_7.167) gives MNNIGESRSELLNWLNNILKLNYKKIEECGTGAAYCQIMDSIYNDVPMHRVKFNATAEYDYQINYKILQSCFSRHRIEKTIYVEKLMKCRFQDNLEFLQWSKKFWQQNKDSTEYDPNSRRKYRPNPSAGNSNGPTSNITKRKTSGFGLNNNSSTSLHGGPIVASRSASLGMNRRVSNEQLIVLQTELSQAQGSVQKLKKEIDTYKETVTILERERSFYFGKLRDIEVLVQSTQDLIKEGVYKTETSDLDKFLSKVQQILYATEEGFEVVDEDEKGIAAEEQHNSGQSENDIVNGSNERVEVSNTNLIIDEETF, from the coding sequence atgaataatatcgGGGAATCACGTAGTGAACTACTGAATTGGCTAAACAATATACTAAAACTAAACTACAAAAAAATCGAAGAATGCGGTACAGGCGCAGCATATTGCCAGATCATGGATTCAATATATAACGATGTCCCAATGCATCGTGTGAAATTCAATGCGACTGCTGAATATGACTATCAAATCAATTATAAGATCCTTCAAAGTTGCTTCTCGAGGCATCGTATAGAGAAAACCATATATgtggaaaaattaatgaaatgtaGATTTCAAGATAATTTAGAATTTTTACAATGGTCTAAGAAATTTTGGcaacaaaataaagattCCACTGAATATGATCCAAactcaagaagaaaatatagaCCGAATCCAAGTGCTGGTAATTCAAATGGTCCAACAAGCAATATAACGAAAAGGAAGACGAGTGGATTTGGactaaataataatagtagcACTTCGCTACATGGCGGTCCAATAGTAGCATCTCGCTCTGCATCATTAGGTATGAATAGGCGCGTTTCTAATGAGCAACTAATAGTTTTACAAACCGAATTATCCCAAGCTCAAGGATCAGTACAAAAGTTGAAAAAGGAGATAGACACTTATAAAGAAACTGTAACCATATTAGAAAGAGAAAGGTCGTTCTATTTCGGGAAACTAAGAGATATTGAGGTCTTAGTTCAGTCCACTCAAGATCTCATCAAAGAAGGTGTATATAAAACAGAAACGTCAGATCTGGATAAATTCCTCTCTAAAGTTCAACAGATTTTATATGCTACGGAAGAAGGATTTGAAGTAGTCGATGAAGATGAGAAAGGCATAGCCGCTGAGGAGCAACATAACTCGGGACAAAGTGAAAACGATATAGTTAATGGTAGTAATGAGCGAGTGGAAGTATCAAACacaaatttgataatagaTGAAGAAACGTTCTAG
- the FAA2 gene encoding medium-chain fatty acid-CoA ligase FAA2 (similar to Saccharomyces cerevisiae FAA2 (YER015W); ancestral locus Anc_7.166), whose amino-acid sequence MSHNKSVNTKDYSITELIDTDPRYEGLKERLSAFRTGSDEYIREMFNELPLTSWPRYKTFLKEQAVPMLDSNENHSYSPVYRSSLSPNHLITTMDPHLKTFYDHFQFAVRNWPTNDCLGVRTFDPVKNEYSNQYYWESYQTVNDRSQAFGSGLLSLVNTKRGKPLRSNDFIVSILSHNTPEWIIADFACQAYSLTNTALYETLGPQTSEYIMNLTESPVLIFAKSNIYNILRILPKFKHLNTLICTEDLTKEELSLFNTSLLSISENSKNEKISMFSLKQVETIGKLNQIPLIPPNPDSVYTISFTSGTTGLPKGVEMTQRNITSGIAFSMSTFYKVVAKRGQQLHDICFLPLAHIFERMLIAWDLSQGVGLGFLHQPDPTVLVEDLKILKPDAIALVPRILTRFEAGIKNSLDKSTFQKNVANNILDSKVSRFTSRGGPDKSLMNFLVFHRVLIDKIRTSLGLNNASYIVTGSAPISKDTLLFLRSALDIGVRQGYGLTESFAGICLSEPHERDVGSCGAIGISAECRLRSVPEMGYDAAKDLKGELLLRGPQIFSKYFKNPEETSKAIDSNGWFATGDIGFIDGKGRLHIIDRVKNFFKLAHGEYIAPEKIENLYLSSCPYITQIFVYGNPLKNHLVGVLGLDIPGVQAALEKKNRIVKSWTDEQLIDNLNLDPQLRLQLLKLVNKYTKGLQGFEKLHNIYVGLEPLTVEDDVITPTLKIKRMNASKRFKKELDALYEEGSLIKNGNL is encoded by the coding sequence ATGTCGCATAACAAATCTGTTAATACAAAAGACTATTCAATCActgaattaattgataCTGACCCTCGATATGAAGGTCTTAAAGAACGGTTATCTGCCTTTAGAACAGGTAGCGATGAATATATCCGCGAGATGTTCAATGAGTTACCATTAACTAGTTGGCCAAGGTATAAGACTTTCTTAAAGGAGCAAGCTGTCCCTATGCTAGATTCCAATGAGAATCATAGTTATAGTCCGGTCTATAGAAGTTCTTTGTCTCCAAATCATTTAATTACTACAATGGATCCccatttgaaaacattctatgatcattttcaattcgCAGTTAGGAATTGGCCTACAAATGATTGTTTAGGTGTAAGAACTTTTGACCCTGtgaaaaatgaatattcaaACCAATACTATTGGGAAAGTTACCAAACTGTCAATGATAGAAGTCAGGCATTCGGAAGTGGTCTTCTATCACTAGTTAATACAAAAAGAGGTAAACCATTAAGAAGTAACGATTTCATCGTCTCCATCTTATCTCATAACACTCCAGAATGGATCATTGCCGATTTCGCTTGTCAGGCTTATTCTTTAACAAATACTGCTCTGTATGAAACTTTGGGCCCTCAAACTTCAGAATATATCATGAATTTAACAGAATCTCCAGTATTAATCTTCGCCAAATCTAACATATATAACATCCTTCGTATCTTACCCAAATTTAAACATTTAAACACTTTAATTTGTACTGAAGATTTAACTAAAGAAGAACTATCACTTTTTAAcacttcattattatcaatctCAGAAAACTCcaagaatgaaaaaatcaGTATGTTCTCACTAAAACAGGTTGAAACCATCGGTAAACTCAACCAAATCCCACTCATCCCACCAAATCCAGACTCCGTATATACTATCTCCTTTACTTCAGGTACTACAGGTCTCCCAAAAGGTGTGGAAATGACCCAAAGAAATATCACCTCTGGTATCGCATTCTCCATGTCTACTTTCTACAAAGTAGTAGCCAAGAGAGGCCAACAATTACACGACATTTGTTTCCTACCTCTAGCtcatatttttgaaagaatgtTAATAGCCTGGGACTTGTCACAAGGTGTCGGTTTAGGCTTCCTACATCAACCAGACCCTACAGTCCTAGTCGAGgatttaaaaattttaaaaccAGACGCCATTGCCTTAGTACCAAGAATCTTAACAAGATTTGAAGCTGGGATCAAGAACTCATTGGATAAATCCactttccaaaaaaatgtagctaataatatattagaCTCCAAAGTATCAAGATTCACGTCCAGAGGTGGGCCTGATAAATCGTTGATGAATTTCTTAGTGTTCCATAGAGTTCTTATTGATAAGATTAGAACCTCATTAGGGTTGAATAACGCATCTTATATCGTTACTGGTTCTGCTCCAATTTCCAAAGATACGTTGTTATTCTTGAGGAGTGCTTTAGATATCGGTGTCAGACAGGGATATGGTCTTACTGAGTCATTTGCTGGGATTTGTTTAAGTGAACCGCATGAACGTGATGTTGGATCCTGTGGGGCCATCGGTATTAGTGCGGAATGTAGATTGAGATCGGTCCCAGAAATGGGGTATGATGCGGCAAAGGATTTGAAAGGTGAATTGTTATTGAGAGGTCCTCAAATTTTtagtaaatattttaaaaatcCTGAAGAAACCTCTAAAGCTATTGACTCTAACGGTTGGTTTGCAACGGGTGATATTGGATTCATTGATGGAAAGGGAAGATTACATATCATTGATagagtgaaaaatttcttcaaattgGCTCACGGTGAATATATTGCGCCTGAGAAGATTGagaatttatatttatcgtCTTGTCCTTATATTACtcaaatttttgtttatggtaatccattgaaaaatcatttgGTTGGTGTCCTTGGCTTAGATATCCCCGGTGTACAAGCTGCCttagagaagaagaatagAATTGTGAAAAGTTGGACAGATGAGCAATTGATAGacaatttgaatttggatCCACAATTAAGACTTCAATTGCTAAAActtgtaaataaatatacaaagGGATTACAAGGTTTCGAAAAATTACATAATATCTACGTGGGTCTTGAACCTTTAACGGTAGAGGACGATGTCATTACTCCAActttgaagataaaaagaatgaatGCTTCAAAGAGATTTAAAAAGGAATTGGACGCTTTGTATGAAGAAGGTTCATTGATCAAGAACGGTAACTTATAA
- the NDAI0E03570 gene encoding HMG-box domain-containing protein (ancestral locus Anc_7.169) — MICSNIPTSSIPRYNGANISFPTYLSKTTSAYSVLPTNTDTRTSFNPYTTTTRSSLSMGSILGPETPPSSRHSSVISSPLTKSPFQPVTNFNVQQQDQQPIINDACSCKKNSHNKHNGSIYSETHIPRPRNAFILFRQHLHHTLFPKEKEMLIKEGSFKANSQVSRDIGQRWRQLTDEEKKYWQDLAQKEKEWHKKKYPNYKYTPRSKEPSVVGTDGTISEPKKLRKGKSSPCDFCKSKKKLVVTKKITSRI, encoded by the coding sequence ATGATATGTAGTAATATTCCAACATCATCTATCCCAAGATACAATGGGGCAAATATATCATTCCCTACATACCTTTCCAAGACTACATCTGCATATTCAGTATTACCAACTAATACTGACACAAGGACATCATTTAATCCATACACTACAACGACGCGCTCTTCTTTGTCGATGGGTTCTATATTGGGTCCTGAGACTCCTCCAAGTTCAAGACACTCCTCTGTCATTTCGTCACCCTTAACGAAGTCACCTTTTCAACCAGTGACTAACTTCAATGTTCAACAACAAGACCAACaaccaataataaatgatgCTTGTAGCTGTAAGAAGAACAGTCATAATAAACACAATGGTTCTATCTATTCAGAGACTCATATACCAAGACCAAGAAATgcatttattttattcagGCAACATTTACATCATACTTTGTTCccaaaggaaaaggaaatgtTGATTAAAGAAGGTTCATTCAAAGCTAATTCCCAAGTATCAAGAGATATTGGTCAACGCTGGAGACAATTAACTGATgaggaaaagaaatattggCAAGATTTGGctcaaaaggaaaaggaatGGCATAAGAAGAAGTATCCGaattataaatatactCCGAGAAGCAAAGAACCCTCCGTTGTCGGCACTGATGGTACTATTAGTGAGCCGAAGAAATTAAGGAAAGGGAAAAGTAGTCCATGCgatttttgtaaatcaaagaagaaattggtTGTTACAAAGAAGATAACGAGCAGAatatga